One Glandiceps talaboti chromosome 2, keGlaTala1.1, whole genome shotgun sequence genomic region harbors:
- the LOC144449925 gene encoding transcription factor YY2-like — protein sequence MATINVIGSEVELPVQEVEVETIPVENIETVETTIEETQPMIALQPLPGTDREEIELQTREEIVGGDPEDIHAANSIIDSVPVPAPELIDEALLMTGKRGRRGKKSSKKNAAAGGELTFDTDKNTRKWEQKQVQIKTLEGEFSVTMWASEEKKAVDETEVTLEPETQTVILQQAPVIQIQHATHTQTVTTSHSAAENLPDYSEYMTGKKLPPGGLPGVDLSDPKQLAEFAKSAMRPKKVKDEEVARTIACPHKGCTKMFRDNSAMRKHLHTHGPRVHVCAECGKAFVESSKLKRHQLVHTGEKPFQCTFEGCGKRFSLDFNLRTHVRIHTGDRPYVCPFDGCNKKFAQSTNLKSHILTHAKGK from the exons ATGGCGactatcaatgtgattggatccGAAGTGGAGCTACCCGTTCAGGAGGTTGAAGTAGAAACTATTCCAGTGGAAAATATAGAAACTGTGGAAACTACAATCGAAGAAACCCAGCCCATGATTGCTCTTCAACCGCTGCCTGGTACGGACCGAGAAGAGATAGAATTGCAAACCAGAGAAGAGATAGTTGGAGGAGACCCAGAAGATATTCATGCAGCAAATTCAATAATCGACTCAGTGCCTGTTCCCGCACCCGAATTAATCGATGAGGCGCTGCTTATGACAGGCAAACGGGGTCGTCGTGGAAAGAAATCGTCGAAAAAGAATGCTGCAGCAGGAGGCGAGCTTACGTTTGACACCGACAAGAACACGCGAAAATGGGAACAAAAGCAAGTGCAGATCAAGACCCTCGAGGGAGAGTTTTCAGTTACCATGTGGGCGTCAG AAGAAAAGAAGGCAGTTGATGAAACAgaagttactttagaaccagaGACACAAACAGTTATCCTACAACAAGCACCCGTTATTCAAATCCAGCATGCTACTCACACACAAACGGTGACAACTTCACACTCGGCTGCTGAAAACCTACCAGACTATTCAGAATACATGACTGGCAAGAAACTGCCACCAGGTGGCCTCCCAGGTGTTGATTTAAGTGATCCTAAACAACTGGCCGAGTTTGCAAAGTCTGC AATGAGACCCAAGAAGGTCAAAGATGAAGAGGTTGCCAGGACAATAGCCTGTCCCCATAAG GGATGTACTAAGATGTTCCGTGATAATTCAGCCATGAGGAAGCATTTGCACACCCATGGGCCAAGAGTACATGTGTGTGCAGAGTGTGGCAAAGCATTTGTGGAGAGTTCTAAGCTCAAGAGGCATCAATTGGTTCACACAGGAGAAAAACCATTCCAG TGTACGTTTGAAGGCTGTGGCAAGCGTTTTTCACTTGACTTCAATCTTCGTACCCATGTTAGAATTCACACCGGCGATCGACCATACGTCTGTCCGTTCGACGGCTGCAACAAGAAGTTTGCGCAATCCACCAACCTGAAGTCGCACATTTTAACCCATGCCAAagggaaataa